One region of Melitaea cinxia chromosome 29, ilMelCinx1.1, whole genome shotgun sequence genomic DNA includes:
- the LOC123667794 gene encoding uncharacterized protein LOC123667794, translating into MALTPAERMKRYRERLKLNPEKLESIKKKHAEYVKSKSKTVKDLTEKEKEKQRKIWRNQKRKQKQLLVQEEKGTKKQKIANQSKLIKNYKTALKRNQKLTKLVNTYKKRLYRLKISTEKKIQTLEKDNLKLKARTELLELTLKTSYKQCQTVKEKQTLKNVVLKENIQSIIKKTFVSKLLGLKGMVRITNKNKTENKIRKEIENFYVRDDVSRMTAGKKQCRTFRKKKEQIRYLTDTVRNLYTMYRKEGGKYSLSTFNKYKPFYVLSPAVQNRETCLCIKHNNMQLMFYALKKYRILNNFNTVLEVTKNLCCDINSKKCMYEECKECKDKTICYEPLEEKKEDQVKWSQWEVIDHKYTKTENKSTKELTTKKTLKLQKVGSILDLRSCFEKNLKTFKMHHFNWIYQQKQYQKCVKNLQRHEALIICDFSENYACKMGEEIQATHFGASKNQITLHTGMIYWAKKSLSFCTISDNNSHEPAAIWAHLLPVINEVRKIDNLTKVIHFYSDGPTSQYRQKKNFYLLNLFTEKLKLDYTTWSFSEAGHGKGVADGIGASVKRALDRQVAFGRDVENGSQAYEHLSKCMNLVKIIYIPENDIENIQKLVPQNLKTIIGTMKIHQLSSCSPGLIQYRNLSCFCGTNRGLCNCFDPKTHAFNNISSLEVANSESTVIDISDDAVTDGTNCPKYSLNIKKKEKSFPKVAKKCNSNFEVITFAADIHVDNLDCLPKLRIPDVLTFNKENVDINQADLPIPVNSDIMNIDTNLQNVDDVIYAHDNNYPAHTTPEDLDGIVIDLMLDEEEKKLINATYDLPYFDANDDATTTSSTDNTADRKFQLLFDNSIISKPFETDHVADKTFIQINDKSETPRPRNKRVSTVACSSAEPVLKKVKIEILKNRILLTPNKMKIVKSKTEQNPVSSRALKTTIKRTVSCNKCKNIYLFYNCMTKCSKCELFYCGKCITSSKLEVDDVYVCDTCVQK; encoded by the coding sequence atggCTTTGACACCAGCAGAACGTATGAAGAGGTATCGAGAACGACTAAAACTAAATCCAGAAAAATTGgaaagtattaaaaagaaacacgctGAATATGTAAAATCTAAAAGCAAAACAGTTAAAGATCTGACGGAGAAGGAAAAGGAAAAACAACGAAAAATTTGGAGAAATCAGAAACGTAAGCAAAAACAGCTTTTAGTTCAGGAAGAAAAAGGtactaagaaacaaaaaatagcaAACCAAAGTAAATTGATTAAGAATTATAAGACTGCTTTAAAAAGAAACCAAAAATTGACAAAACTAGtaaatacctataaaaaaagactttaccgtttaaaaatttcaacagaaaaaaaaattcagactCTTGAAAAAGACAACTTAAAATTGAAAGCAAGAACAGAACTTTTagaattaactttaaaaacttcttataaacaatgtcaaaccgtaaaagaaaaacaaacattaaaaaatgttgttctAAAGGAGAATATCCAGAGCATAATTAAAAAGACTTTCGTGTCGAAGCTGCTAGGATTAAAAGGAATGGtaagaataacaaataaaaataaaaccgaaaACAAGATACGTaaagaaattgaaaatttttatgtcAGAGATGACGTAAGCAGAATGACTGCCGGAAAAAAGCAATGTCgtacatttagaaaaaaaaaggagcAAATTCGATATCTCACCGACACAGTtcgtaatttatatacaatGTATCGTAAAGAGGGAGGAAAATACAGCCTTTCaacttttaacaaatataaaccTTTTTATGTACTATCCCCTGCCGTGCAAAACAGAGAAACGTGCTTGTGCATCAAGCACAACAATATGCAGTTGATGTTTTATGCTTTGAAGAAATACAGAATACTAAATAACTTCAACACTGTTTTGGAAGTTACAAAAAATCTATGCTGCGACATAAATTCGAAGAAATGCATGTATGAAGAATGTAAAGAATGTAAAGACAAGACTATTTGCTACGAGCCTTTGGAAGAAAAGAAAGAAGATCAGGTTAAGTGGAGTCAATGGGAAGTAATTGATCATAAATACACGAAAACGGAAAATAAGAGCACAAAagaattaacaacaaaaaaaacgcTCAAATTGCAAAAAGTAGGAAGCATTCTTGATCTTAGGtcttgttttgaaaaaaatctaaaaacatttaaaatgcaTCATTTTAACTGGATTTACCAGCAAAAACAGTACCAAAAGTGTGTTAAGAACCTTCAACGACACGAAGCgctaattatttgtgatttttcgGAAAATTACGCATGTAAAATGGGTGAAGAAATACAAGCAACACATTTCGGGGCCAGCAAAAATCAAATCACGTTACACACCGGTATGATTTATTGGGCTAAAAAATCACTTTCGTTTTGTACTATATCGGACAACAATTCTCATGAACCTGCAGCGATATGGGCACATTTGTTGCCAGTAATAAATGAGGTGAgaaaaatagataatttaacAAAAGTGATCCATTTTTATTCAGATGGTCCTACATCCCAATATAggcagaaaaaaaatttttatttgctcaatttattcacagaaaaattaaaacttgaCTATACTACCTGGTCATTTTCCGAGGCAGGTCATGGAAAGGGAGTAGCTGATGGGATCGGAGCCTCTGTTAAAAGAGCGTTGGATCGTCAAGTCGCATTTGGCAGGGATGTTGAGAACGGTTCACAAGCATACGAGCATCTTTCAAaatgtatgaatttagtaaagaTCATATACATACCCGAAAATGACattgaaaatatacaaaaacttgTGCCACAAAACCTCAAAACGATTATTGGCACTATGAAAATTCATCAGCTGTCATCTTGTTCACCAGGCCTCATCCAGTACAGGAATTTATCTTGTTTTTGTGGCACTAATAGGGGTTTGTGTAATTGTTTTGATCCAAAAACACATGCTTTTAACAACATATCTTCCCTGGAAGTTGCTAATTCCGAGTCTACAGTTATTGATATCTCTGATGATGCTGTAACTGACGGAACAAACTGTCCCAAGTATTCactaaacattaaaaagaaagaaaaatcttTTCCAAAAGTCGCCAAGAAATGTAATTCTAATTTTGAGGTGATTACATTTGCAGCTGATATTCATGTTGACAATTTAGACTGCTTACCAAAACTTAGAATTCCTGATGTACTGACTTTTAACAAGGAAAATGTGGACATCAATCAAGCTGACTTACCAATTCCCGTGAATTCTGATATTATGAACATAGATACAAATTTGCAAAATGTTGACGACGTCATATATGCTCATGATAATAACTACCCGGCACACACCACACCAGAAGATTTAGATGGGATTGTAATAGACTTGATGCTGGATGAGGaagaaaaaaaactcataaatgCTACTTACGACCTCCCCTATTTTGATGCAAACGACGATGCGACTACGACATCTAGCACGGACAATACTGCAGACCGTAAATTTCAACTATTGTTTGATAATTCTATAATCTCAAAGCCATTTGAAACTGACCATGTTGCAGACAAAACTTTTATCcagataaatgataaatcggAAACTCCGAGACCAAGAAATAAGCGTGTTTCAACGGTAGCATGTTCCTCTGCTGAGCCTgttctaaaaaaagttaaaattgaaatattaaagaataggATATTATTAACACCAAATAAAATGAAGATCGTCAAAAGTAAAACTGAACAAAATCCAGTAAGTTCAAGAGCACTTAAAACGACGATTAAACGCACTGTGTCGTGcaacaaatgtaaaaatatttatcttttttataattgcaTGACGAAATGTTCTAAATGTGAACTATTCTACTGTGGGAAGTGCATCACAAGTTCAAAATTAGAAGTTGATGATGTTTATGTCTGTGATACATGTGTGCAGAagtga